A stretch of the Actinoalloteichus fjordicus genome encodes the following:
- the drmA gene encoding DISARM system helicase DrmA: MPDQDGLFSDPNGEQLRLPGGAAQAGGTANTPDADHQAESPIHPLDIPQQFIPATSYEVRDELERIVRDDLLGPWEGETEQFRPGAAGPRERYLVGMLGPTRLPRSVAAAASELPDTEAGINDGGDGELPEVSTPQNLGRIWASSMGLSFAVPLDVDVLAVTACWGAYRPAEVEAEDGRKRRAWTREPARHQPEIRLDGGRTTRLVLAGTPEAGVLLAVDVRERAGHRIVELTLINAQPEPASQRDTAWLFQTALEVTAADGAAEVFLPIDDPLDDREGRDHDDVEELHLRLLYRNERRYAAGRNVAVHAERREDSRHAHRLATTWLPVHDVPATVAPVGAGTPLAEAMLAMDALAVAEPAELAAGLSPLVEGYAAWLDGRDAEAADPTLVPESLRPIAEHALHTARRAAERLRSGIALLADSASPGHDTALRAFRFANRAMALQRRNTTAAALREEHGLSAAQAADAVRDRGAAAASWRPFQLAFVLLNLPAITDPLHPERAADDTATVDLLFFPTGGGKTEAYLGLTAYTFAIRRLQGILGDGDQTRSGAGGVAVLMRYTLRLLTAQQFQRAAALVCAAEVLRTEDETVWGRERFRIGLWVGSGVSPNWFEDADKQIGEARDNGDGTRTNVLQTLSCPWCGATLRPQRDLRSRAADRRVLLFCPEGEGPDACPFSERRCAEGLPIHTVDEEIYRYTPSLVIATVDKLAQLPWRGFAGLLFGRTTRWCPRHGFRHPDMDAKTQCADRHNAKGPLPAAATTVVGRLRPPDLIIQDELHLISGALGTTVGVFEAAVDELCTWQPALDRDTGPKIVASTATTKRARQQVLGVFGRRLEVFPPQVVDVADTFFSRQVPVTPQTPGRRYLGVCAHGTRFKSAEIRLAEILLIAAQTLLDRHGEAADPYLTLVGYFNATRELAGMRRYLDDDVATRVKRNGRLKGLSDRVLRNARLLTVQELTSRISSGDISEVLKRLELGFDPEIDTSSRHDAVGKDNKAAAKARDASRSGRKPGHPLAERAAERARQGRMPVDAVLATSMLQVGVDVSRFGLMVMTGQPKNTAEYIQASSRVGRSADRPGLVVTLYNWSRPRDLAHFEDFEHYHATFYRQVEALSVTPYARRSLDRSTAAMYVAAVRHAVDAHSRNVDAHDVALGGEAVRRIDERLLRRAEAIGGERARDYLAERIRRLKDEWARHTTGAARLAYEEKKDRTQNLVGLLERPGNGRWTDRTVGMSMRETEHEINLLLPREDRLFRQSLEEPAWSFAPTQAGGEDPDDLDGADSGSGFATGAESAGRGGDR; this comes from the coding sequence CCCCCAACAGTTCATCCCGGCCACCTCCTATGAGGTGCGGGACGAGCTGGAGCGGATCGTGCGGGACGACCTGCTCGGCCCGTGGGAGGGCGAGACGGAGCAGTTCCGGCCCGGCGCGGCGGGGCCCCGGGAGCGGTATCTGGTCGGGATGCTCGGCCCGACGCGCCTGCCTCGGTCGGTGGCCGCCGCCGCGAGCGAGCTGCCGGACACCGAGGCGGGCATCAACGACGGCGGTGACGGCGAGCTGCCCGAGGTGTCGACCCCCCAGAACCTCGGCCGGATCTGGGCCTCCTCGATGGGGCTGTCCTTCGCGGTGCCGCTCGACGTTGACGTCCTGGCCGTCACCGCCTGCTGGGGCGCCTACCGGCCTGCGGAGGTGGAGGCCGAGGACGGCCGGAAGCGCCGGGCCTGGACCAGGGAGCCCGCCCGACACCAACCCGAGATCCGGCTGGACGGCGGGCGCACCACCCGGCTGGTGCTGGCAGGCACCCCCGAGGCGGGGGTGCTGCTGGCCGTCGACGTCCGTGAGCGCGCCGGTCATCGGATCGTCGAACTGACGCTGATCAACGCCCAGCCGGAGCCCGCCAGCCAACGCGACACCGCCTGGCTGTTCCAGACCGCACTCGAGGTCACCGCCGCCGACGGCGCCGCCGAGGTCTTCCTGCCGATCGACGATCCGCTCGACGACCGCGAGGGCCGCGACCACGACGACGTGGAGGAACTGCACCTGCGGCTGCTCTACCGCAACGAACGCCGCTACGCCGCGGGCCGCAACGTGGCCGTGCACGCCGAGCGCCGCGAGGACAGCAGGCACGCCCACCGGCTGGCCACCACCTGGCTGCCCGTCCACGACGTGCCCGCCACCGTCGCTCCCGTCGGCGCGGGCACCCCGCTCGCCGAAGCGATGCTGGCCATGGACGCCCTCGCCGTCGCCGAGCCTGCGGAGCTGGCGGCCGGGTTGTCCCCGCTGGTCGAGGGATACGCCGCGTGGCTCGACGGTCGGGACGCCGAGGCCGCCGACCCGACGCTGGTACCCGAGTCGCTGCGGCCGATCGCCGAACATGCCCTGCACACCGCCCGCCGCGCCGCCGAGCGGCTGCGGTCAGGCATCGCGCTGCTGGCCGACTCGGCGAGCCCCGGCCATGACACCGCCCTGCGGGCCTTCCGGTTCGCCAACCGGGCCATGGCCCTCCAGCGCCGCAACACCACCGCCGCCGCGCTCCGCGAGGAGCACGGGCTCTCCGCCGCGCAGGCCGCCGACGCCGTGCGCGATCGTGGTGCCGCCGCCGCATCCTGGCGGCCGTTCCAACTGGCCTTCGTGCTGCTGAATCTGCCTGCGATCACCGACCCGCTGCACCCGGAACGGGCCGCCGACGACACCGCGACTGTCGACCTGCTGTTCTTCCCCACCGGCGGCGGCAAGACCGAGGCCTATCTCGGCCTGACCGCCTACACCTTCGCGATCCGCCGCCTCCAGGGCATCCTCGGCGACGGCGACCAGACCCGCAGCGGCGCGGGCGGCGTCGCCGTGTTGATGCGCTACACGCTCCGGCTGTTGACCGCGCAGCAGTTCCAACGCGCCGCCGCGCTGGTCTGCGCCGCCGAGGTGCTGCGGACCGAAGACGAGACCGTCTGGGGTCGGGAGCGGTTTCGCATCGGTCTCTGGGTGGGCAGCGGCGTGTCGCCGAACTGGTTCGAGGACGCCGACAAGCAGATCGGCGAGGCACGGGACAACGGCGACGGCACACGCACCAACGTCTTGCAGACGCTGAGCTGCCCGTGGTGCGGAGCGACACTGCGACCACAACGAGATCTGCGCTCCCGGGCGGCGGATCGGCGGGTGCTGTTGTTCTGCCCGGAGGGCGAAGGGCCGGACGCCTGCCCGTTCTCCGAGCGCCGGTGCGCCGAGGGGCTGCCGATCCACACCGTGGACGAGGAGATCTACCGGTACACGCCCAGCCTGGTCATCGCCACCGTCGACAAGCTCGCGCAACTGCCCTGGCGCGGCTTCGCCGGACTGCTGTTCGGCCGCACCACCCGCTGGTGTCCCCGGCACGGCTTCCGGCACCCCGACATGGACGCCAAGACGCAGTGCGCCGATCGACACAACGCCAAGGGCCCGCTGCCCGCCGCAGCCACCACGGTCGTCGGCAGGCTTCGGCCGCCGGACCTGATCATTCAGGACGAGCTGCACCTGATCTCCGGCGCACTGGGCACCACCGTCGGCGTCTTCGAGGCGGCCGTCGACGAGCTGTGCACCTGGCAGCCCGCCCTCGATCGCGACACCGGCCCCAAGATCGTCGCCTCCACCGCCACCACCAAGCGGGCCCGCCAGCAGGTGCTGGGGGTGTTCGGCAGGCGCCTCGAGGTGTTCCCGCCCCAGGTGGTCGACGTCGCCGACACGTTCTTCTCCCGGCAGGTGCCCGTGACACCGCAGACGCCGGGCAGGCGCTACCTCGGCGTGTGCGCGCACGGCACCCGGTTCAAGTCCGCCGAGATCCGGCTGGCCGAGATCCTCCTGATCGCCGCGCAGACCCTCCTGGACCGACACGGCGAAGCCGCCGATCCGTACCTCACCCTCGTCGGCTACTTCAACGCCACCCGCGAACTCGCCGGGATGCGGCGCTACCTGGACGACGACGTCGCCACCAGGGTCAAGCGCAACGGCAGGCTCAAGGGCCTGTCCGACCGGGTGCTGCGCAACGCACGGCTGCTGACCGTTCAGGAGCTGACCTCGCGCATCTCCTCCGGCGACATCAGCGAGGTCCTTAAGCGACTGGAGCTGGGCTTCGACCCCGAGATCGACACCTCGAGCAGGCACGACGCCGTCGGCAAGGACAACAAGGCGGCGGCCAAGGCCCGCGACGCCTCCCGATCGGGCAGGAAGCCGGGACATCCGCTGGCCGAGCGGGCGGCGGAGCGGGCGCGGCAGGGGCGGATGCCGGTGGACGCGGTGCTGGCGACCTCGATGCTTCAGGTCGGCGTCGACGTCTCCCGATTCGGGCTGATGGTGATGACCGGCCAGCCGAAGAACACCGCCGAGTACATCCAGGCCTCCTCCCGAGTCGGCCGCTCCGCCGATCGCCCAGGCCTGGTCGTCACCCTCTACAACTGGTCCCGGCCCCGCGACCTGGCCCATTTCGAGGACTTCGAGCACTACCACGCGACCTTCTATCGGCAGGTGGAGGCGCTCTCGGTCACGCCGTACGCGCGTCGATCGCTGGACCGTTCCACGGCCGCGATGTACGTGGCGGCCGTCCGACACGCCGTGGACGCCCACTCCCGCAACGTCGACGCCCACGACGTCGCCCTGGGCGGCGAGGCGGTGCGTCGGATCGACGAGCGGCTGCTGCGGCGGGCGGAGGCGATCGGCGGCGAGCGCGCCCGCGACTATCTGGCCGAACGCATCCGGCGACTCAAGGACGAGTGGGCCCGGCACACCACCGGCGCCGCGCGGCTGGCCTATGAGGAGAAGAAGGACCGCACCCAGAACCTGGTCGGCCTGTTGGAACGGCCGGGCAACGGGCGGTGGACCGATCGCACCGTCGGCATGTCCATGCGCGAGACGGAGCACGAGATCAACCTGCTGCTGCCCAGGGAGGACCGGCTCTTCCGCCAGTCCTTGGAGGAGCCCGCCTGGTCTTTCGCCCCGACGCAGGCAGGCGGCGAGGACCCCGATGACCTGGACGGCGCAGACAGCGGATCCGGCTTCGCCACGGGCGCGGAGTCCGCAGGCCGAGGCGGCGACCGATGA